One part of the Dyadobacter sp. 676 genome encodes these proteins:
- a CDS encoding FecR domain-containing protein, whose amino-acid sequence METFDGKKDFLRMVRRYLRGYASKKEKTFLDELYDRQENRDDILDQYSGEDRAALGGEMERNILRRIAGDHDDAGLRLGFPWSRLIAAASVVLLVMAGAAYYLKRSAMPPKPIAVPTDFSPGSDRAVLTLADGSTILLDSAGKGQIASQGNAVITKNRDGELAYKVTGTAMAAVGMNTIDTPAGGQYSIVLPDGSRVWLNAKSSITFPNVFTGNERRVSIKGECYFEIQKERNKPFVVDVDGRQKVVVTGTHFNVSAYADEPEIRTTLLEGAVSVSHGAEESLHLMPGEQAASGEGGLRKRTVDADEAVAWKNGFFQFRETSLAAIMRDIGRWYNVEVDYPQGIPEKRFSGKLRRNTNASAILEILKFAGVNFRMESSASQAFKGKIVVLPTEKGL is encoded by the coding sequence ATGGAAACTTTTGACGGAAAGAAGGACTTCCTGCGCATGGTGCGGAGGTATCTGCGGGGTTACGCCAGCAAAAAGGAGAAGACTTTTCTGGACGAACTTTACGATCGGCAGGAAAACCGGGACGATATTCTCGACCAGTATTCCGGCGAAGACCGGGCCGCATTAGGTGGGGAAATGGAGAGAAATATCCTGCGACGCATTGCAGGCGACCATGATGATGCTGGCCTGCGCCTCGGGTTTCCATGGTCGCGATTGATTGCGGCGGCGTCTGTGGTGCTGTTGGTAATGGCCGGGGCCGCTTATTATCTGAAACGGAGCGCCATGCCGCCTAAACCAATCGCGGTGCCGACCGATTTTTCACCGGGAAGCGACCGGGCCGTTCTTACGCTGGCCGATGGCTCGACTATTCTGCTCGACAGTGCAGGCAAAGGGCAGATCGCCAGCCAGGGAAATGCAGTTATTACCAAGAACAGGGACGGCGAGCTTGCCTACAAGGTAACGGGTACCGCTATGGCAGCGGTGGGGATGAACACGATCGACACGCCGGCGGGCGGCCAGTACAGCATTGTTTTGCCGGACGGCAGCCGGGTTTGGCTCAATGCGAAGTCGTCGATCACTTTTCCCAATGTATTTACAGGTAATGAACGCCGGGTAAGCATAAAGGGCGAATGTTATTTTGAAATACAAAAAGAGCGGAATAAGCCTTTCGTGGTGGATGTGGACGGCAGGCAGAAGGTCGTGGTTACCGGCACGCATTTCAATGTTAGTGCCTATGCGGATGAGCCCGAGATACGGACGACCCTGCTCGAAGGGGCTGTAAGCGTCAGCCACGGAGCGGAGGAAAGCCTTCACCTGATGCCGGGCGAGCAGGCCGCTTCCGGTGAAGGCGGGCTGCGCAAGCGAACGGTCGATGCGGACGAGGCGGTGGCCTGGAAAAATGGCTTTTTTCAGTTTCGTGAAACATCACTCGCAGCTATCATGCGGGACATTGGCCGATGGTATAATGTAGAGGTCGATTACCCGCAGGGAATTCCGGAAAAGCGTTTTTCAGGCAAGCTGCGCCGGAATACCAACGCGTCCGCAATCCTCGAAATATTGAAGTTTGCAGGAGTGAATTTTCGCATGGAAAGTAGCGCGTCTCAGGCTTTCAAAGGAAAGATCGTGGTGCTGCCGACGGAAAAAGGCCTTTAA
- a CDS encoding RagB/SusD family nutrient uptake outer membrane protein, with translation MKKILSLFLGVSLLCSSCNDVLDVEDISNYNPELVWNDANLANAYMANLYPMFGNWNTGADAFSQQLAGINFYADRITITNGEFKLWNYGRIRLINQAIVDVNKGRLPDAVKANITAQALFMRAYTYFEMVRYHGGVPYITVPQDRYEDDLAVPRNSTAECFDLIIKDVDQAIAGLPKKIATTSADFGKIDANFALAFKAKVLLWKASPQFNPSRPFNNAYWAQAYEANKKAYDDLKAQGYGLVDDYSNVALVERGKESVFTVINSYPNKVANWDNGVRPGSESRGPASAVPTWEFIKEYPMKDGKMFNDPSGKYYKSEEALLQSFWKDRDPRFAKSIVWNGKVYEVSGKAGKRQYTALGVAHELDDFGVNPKAGVNSTNLDRYTGFFILKNSLLKLAQAEVQQYDVDFVVMRFAEVMLNYAEAANETGKMAEALDILKQIRKRAGIEPGADGNYGITANTTAAMRETILAERNVELAFEGHRFWDLRRLRMLDRLDGTTKHGVEAIAVQANGQDMPIGEAREKANRYELVESDFRYSLLQVPRSGVKVNVVPGKYYFFPIQRDILDRNKNLEQNKDWGGSFDPTLP, from the coding sequence ATGAAAAAAATATTATCACTATTCCTGGGCGTTTCGCTGCTTTGCTCGTCCTGTAACGATGTGCTCGACGTGGAGGACATCAGCAACTACAATCCGGAGCTGGTATGGAACGATGCGAACCTTGCCAATGCCTACATGGCGAACCTGTATCCGATGTTTGGCAACTGGAACACGGGTGCGGATGCTTTCAGTCAGCAGCTGGCAGGAATCAATTTTTACGCGGACCGTATTACAATCACCAACGGGGAGTTCAAGCTTTGGAATTATGGCCGGATCAGGCTGATCAACCAGGCGATCGTGGATGTGAACAAGGGCAGGCTTCCCGACGCCGTAAAGGCCAATATCACGGCCCAGGCGCTTTTCATGCGGGCATATACCTATTTTGAAATGGTCAGGTACCACGGCGGCGTTCCGTATATTACCGTTCCTCAGGACCGCTATGAAGACGACCTCGCCGTCCCCCGCAATTCGACTGCCGAATGCTTTGACCTGATTATCAAGGATGTGGACCAGGCTATTGCCGGGCTGCCGAAGAAGATCGCTACCACCTCCGCCGACTTCGGGAAGATCGACGCGAATTTTGCGTTGGCATTCAAAGCGAAGGTGTTGCTATGGAAGGCTTCTCCGCAGTTCAATCCTTCCAGGCCATTCAATAATGCTTACTGGGCTCAGGCCTATGAAGCTAATAAAAAGGCGTATGATGACCTGAAAGCGCAGGGATACGGGCTGGTAGACGATTATTCCAACGTCGCGCTTGTGGAGCGTGGCAAGGAGTCGGTTTTTACCGTAATCAACTCGTACCCCAATAAAGTTGCGAACTGGGATAACGGCGTCAGGCCGGGTTCCGAAAGCCGGGGACCGGCGTCGGCTGTCCCTACCTGGGAGTTTATCAAGGAATATCCGATGAAGGACGGAAAAATGTTCAATGATCCTTCGGGGAAATATTACAAATCGGAGGAAGCCCTGTTGCAAAGCTTCTGGAAAGACCGCGATCCGCGTTTCGCGAAGTCGATCGTTTGGAACGGAAAGGTATATGAAGTGTCGGGAAAAGCCGGAAAACGGCAGTATACAGCTTTGGGCGTGGCCCATGAGCTGGACGATTTCGGCGTCAATCCGAAGGCGGGAGTAAACTCCACCAATCTGGACCGTTATACCGGCTTTTTTATCCTGAAAAACAGTCTTTTGAAACTCGCCCAGGCCGAAGTACAGCAGTACGATGTGGATTTCGTCGTGATGCGTTTCGCCGAAGTAATGCTGAATTATGCGGAAGCGGCCAATGAGACCGGTAAAATGGCCGAGGCGCTCGATATCCTGAAACAGATCAGGAAGCGCGCGGGCATCGAGCCGGGAGCCGACGGTAATTACGGCATCACCGCTAACACCACCGCGGCCATGCGCGAAACGATTCTCGCGGAACGCAACGTGGAGCTGGCTTTCGAAGGACATCGTTTCTGGGACCTGCGACGCCTGCGGATGCTCGACCGCCTCGACGGCACCACCAAGCATGGTGTCGAAGCGATTGCCGTGCAGGCAAACGGACAGGATATGCCCATCGGCGAGGCCAGGGAAAAGGCCAACAGATACGAACTCGTCGAATCGGACTTCCGGTACAGCCTGTTGCAGGTGCCCCGCTCCGGTGTGAAAGTGAATGTAGTTCCCGGCAAGTACTATTTTTTTCCGATCCAGCGGGACATTCTGGACAGGAACAAAAATCTTGAACAAAACAAGGACTGGGGCGGCTCCTTCGACCCGACATTACCATAA
- a CDS encoding DsbA family protein: MDQLRLNHTNIKIVYYTHPLCPVSWRMQKDWQQFISVFGQFLSFRFCMSAPALNVPDVSLDNNTKLPATNACQAVKAASLQSQWAADTFLDALRKAAMQDERDVSQMDVLVEIAREISRNHRQIFDLQRFGMDLNSRYTRRAIQDDLLKIRINKVDRFPTITFTVDGKGIKVTGYNSFDQLASIFRKLSAQSNKDSRSPVY; the protein is encoded by the coding sequence ATGGATCAGCTCAGATTAAATCACACCAACATCAAAATTGTATACTACACCCACCCACTGTGCCCCGTCAGCTGGCGTATGCAAAAAGACTGGCAGCAATTCATTTCGGTCTTTGGGCAGTTTCTCAGTTTCAGATTTTGTATGTCGGCACCGGCATTGAATGTCCCCGACGTTTCGTTGGATAACAACACAAAATTACCGGCTACCAATGCATGCCAGGCGGTCAAGGCGGCCTCGCTCCAATCGCAATGGGCGGCCGACACCTTTCTCGACGCACTTCGGAAGGCAGCCATGCAGGACGAACGGGATGTTTCGCAAATGGATGTGCTGGTTGAAATCGCCAGGGAGATCAGCCGCAACCATCGCCAGATTTTCGATTTGCAGCGGTTCGGAATGGATCTCAACAGCCGGTACACCCGCCGTGCCATCCAGGACGACCTTCTGAAAATCCGCATCAATAAAGTCGACCGCTTCCCAACCATTACGTTTACAGTCGACGGGAAAGGCATTAAGGTCACCGGCTACAACTCGTTCGATCAGCTGGCTTCCATATTCAGGAAACTATCGGCACAAAGCAATAAAGACTCCCGGTCGCCGGTGTATTAA
- a CDS encoding TonB-dependent receptor, which translates to MNFHSKGKPVPCARGNAGRLASVPTLSKHQIIMRLKLMTVLLTAFLVRVQAAGFAQPITISERNAPIEYVFGIIEKQSGHVFFYDSEDVRGLKVSLNMKNASIEETLKQCFAGLPLAYKIVDKTVAVRKLAENPPKKAAGPQPVSLVRDISAELRITGKVTDDKGDALPGVSILLKGSSQGTSSDIKGNWELSVPDKDAILVFSFVGFVTQEVTVGSRSAIDITMTPDVRGLEELVVVGYGAQKKVNLTGAITSVNSVELNNQSASNLSNTLAGRAPGVNVTNTSGLSGASSSIRMRGSFGDPLYVIDGIVRDKEAFDVLEANEIDQMNFLKDAATASIYGSRAGNGVVMVTTKTGTQQKPTFNLQSNYSTNRPTQTLLSDLTTAEDELIYQNRVAEFNGTPIPNGQREFDYFKDKRYNVHDFIWQNPYSHRHSLSVTGGDKKITYYSLLSYRGEEGSYKSLENSKFNLRTNVTAEINEAVKVGLNIAAYQQNFDRFYWPFTGDDDFDVSDLYRVTFNWPKLYPFYTEADGTPANYPTAYPVQTPMGSWQAWSVIDQVIGDRYIKTRNRNLNSILTLDIKLDKLVPGLSTKLIGNYIAEDFMRKKYMTFQKNYVFNQADPNGNRFIPGPPDESKINIFTFSQNQPFLNYSISTGWSYQFDWFLNYNRTFGKHGVDGLVVFEQAQNGQYSAMAQLEEPLTSYDQAFVYSTDTQRRNGSAGEEIGARRSWIGRFNYNYDSRYIAEFSFRYDGNTLFPKGKRWGFFPSVSAAWRISEEQFMKNSTSFLDDLKLRLSYGTTGNDLDVNNEKIRPFSYSYRYQNAGSYIFGDKLYQSIAPGATPNPNLTWATSATYNVGLDFGFLKNRLYGTLDLFLKKETNILGSRVVTLPDNYGQSLAPENYAARSWRGGELFAEWRDKAFDNQVNYSINANIGYSKDRWDVLDESAAYQPGGNRHFESKIGQPANRIIGLKTLGMVRTQDQLDALLASGLKQYGRNPYLGGLYFEDVRGDGYAPGPDGKIDGNDFQVLSTNATPRINFGFGLNVSWRGLAINSHFQGVGAYDRIISNQEGEGMRQHGGTVRPYYPIWADDVWTPENPDAKYPRPIGQNWYESGTGATSFWIRNGAYLRLKNLNIAYNLPKKWASLFRLSSLQVYANGTNLFAISKVKEFHDPEQKNYDSFPIMKTFTVGLDLKF; encoded by the coding sequence ATGAATTTTCATTCCAAAGGGAAGCCTGTGCCCTGTGCACGGGGGAATGCCGGGCGATTGGCCAGCGTTCCAACCCTGTCCAAGCACCAGATTATTATGCGCCTGAAACTAATGACCGTCCTGCTGACTGCCTTCCTGGTACGCGTTCAGGCGGCCGGCTTCGCGCAGCCTATCACGATTTCCGAAAGAAACGCGCCTATCGAATACGTTTTCGGAATTATCGAAAAGCAGAGCGGTCATGTATTTTTTTACGACAGCGAAGACGTACGCGGTCTGAAAGTCAGCCTGAATATGAAAAACGCGTCGATCGAGGAAACGTTGAAGCAGTGTTTCGCCGGGCTGCCGCTGGCTTACAAGATTGTTGATAAGACCGTCGCCGTAAGAAAGCTGGCCGAAAATCCGCCTAAAAAAGCTGCGGGGCCACAGCCGGTTTCGCTGGTCCGGGATATCAGCGCAGAGCTCAGGATCACCGGTAAGGTAACCGACGACAAGGGCGACGCATTGCCCGGAGTGAGCATACTGTTGAAGGGATCGAGCCAGGGTACTTCAAGCGATATCAAGGGGAACTGGGAGCTGTCGGTGCCCGACAAGGACGCGATCCTTGTATTCAGCTTTGTAGGTTTTGTAACCCAGGAAGTTACGGTGGGCAGCCGGTCGGCCATCGATATTACAATGACCCCGGATGTGCGTGGATTGGAAGAACTCGTAGTAGTGGGGTACGGTGCCCAGAAAAAAGTAAACCTGACCGGTGCGATCACATCGGTAAATTCGGTGGAGCTGAACAACCAGTCGGCCTCGAACCTTTCCAACACGCTTGCCGGTAGGGCGCCGGGGGTTAACGTCACGAATACCTCCGGGCTGTCGGGCGCTTCATCGTCGATCCGCATGCGGGGGAGCTTCGGCGATCCGCTGTATGTGATCGACGGGATCGTACGCGACAAGGAGGCTTTCGATGTGCTGGAAGCCAACGAGATCGACCAGATGAACTTCCTGAAAGACGCCGCCACAGCCTCTATCTACGGTTCGCGGGCAGGCAATGGCGTTGTGATGGTCACTACCAAAACCGGTACGCAACAGAAGCCAACCTTTAACCTGCAATCCAATTATTCGACCAACCGGCCGACGCAAACGCTTCTTTCCGACCTTACCACCGCGGAGGATGAGCTGATCTATCAGAACAGAGTAGCGGAGTTCAACGGGACACCCATTCCCAACGGTCAGCGGGAGTTTGATTATTTTAAGGACAAACGCTACAATGTCCACGACTTCATCTGGCAAAACCCTTACAGCCACCGGCATTCGCTCAGCGTGACAGGAGGCGACAAGAAAATCACCTACTATTCGCTGCTAAGCTACCGCGGAGAGGAAGGCTCCTATAAGAGCCTTGAAAACAGCAAATTCAATCTGCGCACGAATGTCACGGCGGAAATCAACGAAGCGGTGAAGGTAGGGCTCAATATCGCGGCTTACCAACAGAATTTCGACCGTTTTTACTGGCCGTTTACGGGCGATGACGACTTCGATGTGTCGGACCTGTACCGTGTTACCTTCAACTGGCCTAAATTGTACCCGTTTTATACCGAGGCAGACGGCACTCCGGCCAATTATCCCACGGCGTATCCGGTACAAACGCCAATGGGAAGCTGGCAGGCGTGGAGCGTAATCGACCAGGTGATCGGCGACCGCTATATCAAAACGCGCAACCGGAACCTGAATTCGATTCTTACACTGGACATCAAGCTCGACAAGCTCGTTCCGGGATTGTCGACGAAGCTGATCGGCAACTACATTGCCGAGGATTTCATGCGGAAGAAATACATGACCTTCCAGAAAAACTACGTGTTTAACCAGGCGGACCCGAACGGAAACCGGTTTATTCCGGGCCCGCCCGACGAGAGCAAGATCAACATTTTTACGTTCAGCCAGAACCAGCCATTCCTGAACTACAGTATTTCCACGGGATGGAGCTACCAGTTCGACTGGTTCCTGAATTACAACCGCACATTCGGCAAGCACGGCGTCGACGGCCTCGTGGTGTTCGAGCAGGCGCAGAACGGTCAATACTCGGCAATGGCGCAGCTGGAAGAACCCCTCACGTCTTACGATCAGGCATTTGTTTACTCCACGGACACCCAGCGACGGAATGGCAGCGCCGGTGAGGAAATCGGTGCGAGGAGGTCCTGGATCGGCCGGTTCAACTACAATTACGACAGCCGGTACATTGCCGAGTTTTCATTCCGCTATGACGGCAATACCTTGTTTCCGAAAGGAAAGCGCTGGGGATTTTTCCCGTCGGTGTCGGCTGCATGGCGTATTTCGGAAGAGCAGTTTATGAAAAACAGCACTTCATTTCTCGACGACCTCAAATTGCGGCTTTCCTATGGGACGACCGGTAACGATCTCGACGTGAACAACGAAAAGATCAGGCCGTTCTCGTACAGCTACCGATACCAGAATGCAGGAAGCTATATTTTCGGAGATAAGTTGTACCAGAGCATTGCACCCGGCGCCACACCCAATCCCAACCTGACCTGGGCCACCTCCGCTACTTACAATGTGGGCCTTGATTTTGGTTTCCTGAAAAACCGTCTTTACGGAACCCTGGACCTGTTTCTCAAGAAAGAAACCAATATCCTGGGCTCACGGGTAGTGACGCTGCCCGACAACTACGGGCAGAGCCTGGCACCTGAAAACTATGCCGCACGGTCATGGCGGGGTGGCGAATTGTTCGCAGAATGGCGCGACAAGGCGTTCGATAACCAGGTGAATTATTCCATTAATGCCAACATCGGCTATTCCAAGGACCGCTGGGATGTACTCGACGAGTCGGCCGCGTACCAGCCGGGCGGAAACCGCCATTTCGAGAGCAAGATAGGCCAGCCAGCCAACCGCATTATCGGTTTGAAAACGCTGGGAATGGTGCGCACACAGGACCAGCTCGACGCGTTGCTCGCCTCCGGATTGAAGCAATACGGACGCAACCCCTATCTGGGCGGGCTGTATTTTGAAGACGTGCGCGGGGACGGCTATGCGCCCGGACCGGACGGAAAGATAGACGGAAATGACTTCCAGGTACTTTCTACCAACGCAACCCCGCGGATCAATTTCGGTTTCGGGCTGAATGTTTCGTGGAGGGGGCTGGCCATTAATTCGCACTTTCAGGGCGTTGGGGCATACGACCGCATTATCAGCAACCAGGAAGGCGAAGGGATGCGGCAACACGGGGGCACCGTCAGGCCGTATTATCCGATCTGGGCGGACGACGTATGGACACCTGAAAACCCCGATGCAAAATACCCGCGGCCTATCGGTCAGAACTGGTACGAATCAGGCACGGGAGCGACCTCTTTCTGGATCCGCAATGGGGCGTACCTGCGGTTGAAAAACCTCAACATCGCCTATAACCTGCCCAAAAAGTGGGCGTCGCTGTTCAGGCTGAGCAGTCTTCAGGTGTACGCTAACGGGACCAACCTGTTCGCGATTTCGAAAGTGAAAGAGTTTCATGACCCCGAGCAAAAGAACTACGATTCGTTCCCGATCATGAAAACCTTCACCGTTGGCCTCGATCTTAAATTTTAA
- a CDS encoding PepSY-associated TM helix domain-containing protein has translation MDPRKYNIYFHTHTISGIFIAALLYVIFFAGSFSFFKDDIAAWQKGRSETGHKFAPPYNHLLDSLSQRYDLRGRNFNFYLLRQGQGAYVDMTTSQDTTVSKPKPKPRKEERRRGRGRRGDDDSAYFRYHFADKKAGDYSDSYDMAEFLYRLHFLAQMNQIGINIGTPFGYLVAGIVAFLFLFALITGLLLHWDKIKSNFFLFRPMSKWKTVWTDMHTVLGVIGFPFQLVFAVTGVVLIVNFVLLTPFAHLLYNGDSEKLFESLQYNKTVKVDYTYKPMSGSFDMDAFVAKWQEEWKDAQISRIYIRNYMDESMQVSLEAKPDPKANFAGSGYLTVNIADGKVLEQKSPNDGGNYIDKVKSLVYHLHFGDFGGKPLRIVFFFAGIDRLCSHYFRHYDLARGTRQGRYGNPQAQV, from the coding sequence ATGGATCCCAGGAAATATAACATCTATTTTCACACCCACACGATCAGCGGCATCTTCATTGCGGCTTTGCTGTATGTGATCTTCTTCGCAGGGTCCTTTTCTTTTTTCAAGGATGATATTGCCGCCTGGCAGAAAGGCAGATCGGAAACGGGGCACAAATTTGCGCCGCCGTACAACCATCTCCTCGATTCGCTTTCGCAACGGTATGATCTTCGTGGCCGGAATTTCAATTTTTACCTGCTGCGCCAGGGCCAGGGAGCTTACGTGGATATGACCACCTCTCAGGATACGACCGTCAGCAAGCCGAAACCGAAGCCCCGAAAAGAGGAGAGAAGACGCGGAAGAGGGCGAAGGGGAGACGATGATTCGGCTTATTTCCGCTATCATTTCGCCGACAAAAAAGCCGGCGACTATTCGGATAGCTACGATATGGCCGAGTTTCTGTACCGCCTGCATTTCCTGGCGCAGATGAATCAGATCGGGATCAATATCGGTACGCCGTTCGGCTACCTGGTGGCGGGTATCGTGGCTTTTCTATTCCTGTTCGCGCTGATTACCGGCTTACTTCTTCATTGGGACAAAATCAAATCCAATTTCTTCCTTTTCAGGCCAATGAGCAAATGGAAGACAGTCTGGACGGACATGCATACCGTGCTGGGCGTGATCGGCTTTCCGTTTCAGCTGGTGTTTGCCGTAACCGGCGTTGTCCTGATCGTGAACTTTGTGCTGCTTACGCCTTTCGCACACCTGCTCTATAACGGCGATAGCGAGAAGTTGTTCGAAAGCCTGCAATACAACAAAACGGTGAAGGTGGATTACACCTACAAGCCCATGAGCGGCAGCTTCGATATGGATGCATTTGTAGCCAAGTGGCAGGAGGAGTGGAAGGATGCGCAGATATCGCGCATTTATATCCGCAATTATATGGACGAAAGCATGCAGGTAAGCCTCGAAGCCAAACCCGATCCGAAGGCCAATTTCGCAGGATCAGGATATTTAACGGTAAATATTGCAGATGGCAAGGTGCTCGAACAAAAGTCGCCGAACGACGGCGGCAATTATATCGACAAGGTTAAAAGCCTTGTCTACCACCTGCATTTCGGCGATTTCGGCGGCAAACCGCTGCGGATCGTCTTCTTTTTTGCTGGGATTGACAGGCTGTGCAGTCATTATTTCAGGCATTATGATCTGGCTCGTGGCACGCGACAAGGCCGCTACGGAAATCCGCAAGCGCAGGTTTAA
- a CDS encoding sigma-70 family RNA polymerase sigma factor, with translation MHDNDQFCDQELFGLIKTGDQRAFTALYRRHWQSMFNAAYKRLQCKALSQDMVQNIFIDLWERRGLVEVSNVQAYLHTAIRFQVFKQTAREGRNAHLLAAFEANLAAIGSADEVVLEEEVHRLLALWIEALPEKRREIFLLHCFEGRSTAEIADQLDISRKTVQNQLNNATTELRSKFDKILCIDLIVFSIFFQ, from the coding sequence ATGCACGATAACGATCAATTTTGTGATCAGGAGCTTTTCGGGCTCATCAAGACGGGCGATCAGAGGGCCTTTACCGCGCTATATCGGCGTCATTGGCAGAGTATGTTCAATGCAGCCTATAAAAGGCTGCAATGCAAGGCTTTATCGCAGGATATGGTGCAGAATATTTTTATCGATCTGTGGGAAAGAAGAGGACTAGTGGAGGTGTCCAACGTACAGGCCTACCTGCACACTGCCATCCGCTTCCAGGTGTTCAAGCAAACGGCACGCGAAGGACGCAATGCACATTTGCTCGCGGCATTCGAGGCCAACCTGGCCGCCATAGGAAGCGCCGATGAGGTGGTGCTGGAAGAAGAAGTGCATAGGCTCCTCGCCCTTTGGATCGAGGCCCTTCCCGAAAAACGCCGGGAAATTTTTCTCCTGCATTGCTTCGAGGGCAGGTCGACCGCCGAAATCGCCGATCAGCTCGATATCAGCCGGAAAACGGTCCAGAATCAACTCAATAATGCGACGACCGAGCTCAGGAGCAAGTTCGATAAAATTCTGTGCATCGACTTGATTGTCTTTTCAATTTTCTTTCAATAG
- a CDS encoding aldo/keto reductase — protein MEYRTLGNTDLKLSAITYGAFAIGGTMWGGTQKKESIEAIHASLDNGVTSLDTAPFYGFGLSEELIGEAIKGKDRSKIQILTKFGLVWDGSNQGKGQHFFDIEDNGRKLQVYKYSSKANIVREVEDSLKRLDTDYIDLLQQHWPDATTPIDETMEAMETLIRQGKIRAAGVSNHDTSLLKEASKTFAPASNQVAYSMLNRSIEAELVPYAVENNIGIIAYSPIERGLLSGKYFQNETLKNDDHRNGYFGQFDLEKVKAFLEKLEPVAAGKNATLAQLVLRWTTLQKGITVVLAGARNAGQAVSNAQAMSIALSADELQAINGELVDFRR, from the coding sequence ATGGAATACAGAACATTAGGAAATACCGATCTGAAATTATCCGCAATTACCTATGGTGCATTCGCCATCGGTGGCACCATGTGGGGCGGCACGCAGAAAAAAGAATCGATCGAGGCGATCCATGCTTCGCTGGACAACGGGGTTACTTCCCTCGATACCGCCCCTTTCTACGGTTTCGGTTTGAGCGAGGAGCTGATCGGCGAAGCTATCAAGGGAAAAGACCGGAGCAAAATCCAGATCCTGACCAAATTCGGGCTGGTATGGGATGGCAGTAACCAGGGCAAAGGCCAGCATTTCTTCGATATCGAAGATAACGGCCGGAAACTGCAAGTATACAAATACTCGTCGAAGGCCAATATTGTCAGGGAAGTGGAGGATAGCCTCAAACGCCTCGATACCGATTATATCGATCTGCTGCAGCAGCATTGGCCTGACGCTACCACGCCGATCGACGAAACGATGGAAGCAATGGAGACGCTGATCCGGCAAGGAAAAATCCGCGCGGCAGGCGTTTCCAATCACGATACGTCATTGCTGAAAGAGGCTTCCAAAACATTCGCCCCAGCATCCAACCAGGTCGCATACAGCATGCTGAACCGCAGCATCGAAGCCGAACTGGTGCCTTACGCGGTCGAAAACAATATCGGCATTATCGCTTACAGCCCCATCGAGCGCGGCCTTCTGTCAGGCAAGTATTTTCAAAATGAAACCCTGAAAAACGACGATCACCGCAACGGCTACTTCGGCCAGTTCGATCTTGAAAAAGTGAAGGCATTCCTGGAAAAACTCGAGCCCGTTGCCGCCGGGAAGAACGCCACACTGGCGCAGCTGGTACTACGCTGGACGACGCTGCAAAAAGGCATCACAGTTGTGCTGGCGGGCGCGCGTAACGCGGGGCAGGCCGTTTCCAATGCACAGGCGATGAGCATCGCGCTCTCCGCCGACGAATTGCAGGCCATCAACGGCGAGCTGGTGGATTTCCGGCGCTAA
- a CDS encoding DUF4256 domain-containing protein has protein sequence MKNDKKELSAEGRDELLKTLKARFEKNKGRHKDIEWADVQARLEKRPEKLWSLDQMELTGGEPDVIGRDEKTGEIIFCDCSPESPKGRRSLCYDRDAWNFRKEHKPENTALDVAAEIGVEILDEETYRYLQTLGKFDLKTSSWVRTPADIRKLGGAVFCDRRYDTVFYYHNGAESYYAARGFRGTLKV, from the coding sequence ATGAAAAACGATAAGAAAGAACTTTCGGCGGAAGGGCGCGACGAGCTGCTTAAAACCCTGAAAGCGCGTTTTGAAAAAAACAAAGGCCGTCATAAGGACATTGAATGGGCCGACGTGCAGGCCCGTCTCGAAAAACGCCCCGAAAAGCTCTGGTCGCTGGACCAAATGGAGCTTACCGGCGGCGAACCCGACGTAATCGGTCGCGACGAAAAGACGGGCGAAATCATTTTCTGCGATTGCTCGCCGGAAAGCCCCAAAGGCCGCAGAAGTTTGTGTTACGACCGCGACGCGTGGAATTTCCGGAAAGAGCACAAGCCTGAAAATACAGCCCTGGACGTCGCCGCGGAAATCGGCGTCGAAATACTGGACGAAGAAACGTATCGCTACCTGCAGACGCTTGGAAAGTTCGATCTCAAAACATCGAGCTGGGTGAGAACGCCGGCCGATATCCGCAAACTTGGCGGAGCGGTGTTCTGTGACCGTCGTTACGACACGGTATTTTATTATCACAACGGAGCTGAATCGTACTACGCGGCCAGGGGATTCAGGGGCACGTTGAAGGTGTAA